A stretch of the Capsicum annuum cultivar UCD-10X-F1 chromosome 8, UCD10Xv1.1, whole genome shotgun sequence genome encodes the following:
- the LOC107838823 gene encoding importin subunit alpha-2, whose amino-acid sequence MSLRPNARTEVRRNRYKVAVDADEGRRRREDNMVEIRKNKREENLQKKRREGLQPNQQFTVPVQTTVEKKLENLPAMVAGVWTEDGNLQLEATTQFRKLLSIERSPPIEEVIQAGVVPRFVQFLMTDDFPQLQFEAAWALTNIASGTSDHTKVVIESGAVPIFVKLLGSPSDDVREQAVWALGNVAGDSPKCRDLVLSCGALVPLLAQLSPNAKLSMLRNATWTLSNFCRGKPQPAFDQTRPALPALQQLIHSTDEEVLTDACWALSYLSDGTNDKIQSVIDSGVCPRLVELLLHPSPSVLIPALRTVGNIVTGDDMQTQCIIGHQALPCLLNLLNGNHKKSIKKEACWTISNITAGNRDQIQSVVEADIIGPLVNLLQNAEFEIKKEAAWAISNATSGGSHEQIKYLVSQGCIKPLCDLLICPDPRIVTVCLEGLENILKVGEAEKNLGHTADVNHYAQLIDDAEGLEKIENLQSHDNQEIYEKAVKILETYWLEEDDETMPPGDAPQQGFQFGGGEVSVPSGGFSFN is encoded by the exons ATGTCGTTGAGGCCGAACGCCAGAACCGAGGTTCGCCGGAACAGGTACAAAGTTGCGGTGGATGCCGATGAAGGTCGCCGGAGAAGAGAGGATAATATGGTTGAGATTCGTAAGAATAAGAGAGAGGAGAACTTGCAGAAGAAACGACGTGAAGGCCTTCAACCTAATCAGCAATTTACTGTTCCTGTTCAGACCACCGTCGAAAAGAAG CTGGAGAATTTACCAGCAATGGTTGCTGGTGTTTGGACGGAAGACGGCAATCTACAGCTTGAAGCTACCACTCAGTTTCGGAAGCTGCTTTCGATAG AAAGGAGTCCCCCAATTGAGGAAGTAATTCAAGCAGGTGTTGTTCCTCGGTTTGTTCAATTTCTTATGACGGATGACTTTCCACAACTTCAG TTTGAGGCAGCATGGGCTCTCACAAATATTGCTTCAGGGACATCTGACCATACCAAGGTGGTGATTGAATCTGGTGCAGTCCCAATTTTTGTGAAACTTCTTGGTTCTCCAAGTGATGATGTGCGAGAGCAG GCTGTGTGGGCTCTTGGAAATGTTGCTGGTGATTCCCCAAAATGCCGCGATCTTGTCCTTAGCTGTGGAGCTTTGGTTCCCTTGCTGGCTCAACTGAGTCCAAATGCCAAGCTCTCTATGTTGAGAAATGCAACTTGGACACTTTCAAATTTCTGCAGAGGCAAACCGCAGCCTGCTTTTGATCAG ACAAGGCCTGCACTTCCAGCTCTTCAACAACTTATTCATTCAACCGATGAAGAAGTTTTGACTGATGCTTGCTGGGCACTTTCATATCTCTCTGATGGAACAAATGATAAAATTCAATCTGTTATTGATTCTGGAGTATGCCCGCGTTTAGTTGAGTTATTACT TCACCCATCTCCATCGGTTTTGATTCCCGCTCTTCGGACTGTGGGAAATATTGTGACTGGAGATGATATGCAAACTCAG TGTATCATCGGCCATCAGGCTTTGCCCTGTCTTTTGAACTTGTTGAATGGTAATCACAAGAAGAGTATTAAGAAGGAAGCTTGCTGGACAATTTCAAACATCACAGCTGGCAACCGGGACCAAATTCAG TCTGTGGTTGAGGCTGATATTATAGGTCCCCTTGTTAATTTGCTACAAAATGcggagtttgaaataaaaaaggagGCTGCATGGGCAATCTCAAATGCCACATCTGGTGGTTCGCATGAGCAGATCAA GTACCTTGTTAGTCAAGGTTGTATCAAACCATTGTGTGATCTCCTCATTTGTCCTGACCCAAGGATCGTCACAGTTTGTCTTGAAGGGCTTGAAAATATTTTGAAGGTTGGGGAAGCTGAGAAGAATTTGGGCCACACGGCAGATGTAAATCATTATGCGCAGCTGATTGATGATGCTGAAGGtttagaaaaaattgaaaatcttcaaAGCCATGACAATCAAGAGATTTATGAAAAGGCAGTTAAGATTCTTGAGACCTACTGGTTGGAAGAAGATGACGAGACGATGCCACCTGGGGATGCACCCCAACAGGGTTTTCAGTTTGGAGGCGGCGAGGTCTCTGTGCCCTCTGGGGGTTTCAGTTTCAACTGA